The Candidatus Zixiibacteriota bacterium genomic sequence CGGTCCGACCATCGAATCGCCGGCGATGGTGGCGGAGGCGCCCCGCGGTTCCGAGCCACCTCACCGTCGCTTGCAGGAAATTCTCGCCGAAGTCGGACGGCTACAGCATTACCATTCCCAGCTCGAGTACCCGATCGCACCCGAAGGCTCCCGCAAAACCCTCGACGTCGTATGGAAGCGCGAGATGAGCGGAGTGCCCGCTTTCGCCTTCCAGGTGGAGTTCTCGGGGGCTGTCGAACAGGCCGTGCTGCGTCTCAAGTTCGCTTACGACAATTGGAACAGCCGACCCTGCATCGTCGCCCCCAGCGACGTCCATCGGCCGATCTTGGACATCGTCTCTTCCCAGCCCGCCGCCTTCGCAGCAAGCGTGCGGCTCTGCTCCGACGGACAGATTCTCGAGCTTCACCGCCGCAAGCAAGAACTACGTTCGCTGGAGCAGCAGCTGGGGATTTACTGAACCGGAGCCGGTCTTCAGCCGCTCAGCCAATCTGCGGTGAACCCGTCTGGGATCAGGCTTGAATACCTGAATTTGGTTGCTCGGGGTGCGCGCAGATAAGACCGATCCCACCGCTAATCGCTGATGAACTCGCGTATGACGCGATGGGCTTCCGCCGGATTCGTGAAGAAGTAGCTATGCCGCTCGTTGGGCAGCACGACAAGCTTCGAATCGGGAATTCCATTCGCCAAGATCTCGGAAGATTGCCGGTGGTTGATTTCGCTGGTTACGTTTCGATCGTCCTCTCCGACCAGAATCAACGTGGGCTGCTTGATGTCTTTCAGGCGCGCGCTCGTATCGTGGCTCTGGCGCGCAATCAAATGCCGCAGGTAAAACTCCACCGGACATAGATTGCGCATTCGGACCTGGAGATAACGTTCGATCTGGTCGGGATGTCGTTTCACATACTCTTCGGTCCACCCGACCAGGATCGTATGGTCCCGCTCATACTTCTCGTAGCCCCACTCGATCATTTCCTTGCAGATCTTCAGGGGCAGGCCTTTGGTTTTCGGATAATGCGAACCGGTGG encodes the following:
- a CDS encoding alpha/beta hydrolase; the encoded protein is MPTVKVNDAEIYYEEYGRGRPMVFLSETACDGEVWKIHQVSEFSRDHRVIIHDYRGTGRSSKPSIDYTTKMFCEDLAGLMNHLRAEDAIVVGHSMGGRVAQLLALDHPEKVRKLVLASTGSHYPKTKGLPLKICKEMIEWGYEKYERDHTILVGWTEEYVKRHPDQIERYLQVRMRNLCPVEFYLRHLIARQSHDTSARLKDIKQPTLILVGEDDRNVTSEINHRQSSEILANGIPDSKLVVLPNERHSYFFTNPAEAHRVIREFISD